DNA sequence from the Geitlerinema sp. PCC 9228 genome:
CAAAACTCCCGACAGGATATTGTGGTAGCGGCGATTACTTTATTTTTTACCGAAACTATCAGTCGTGTGGTTTACACCCGCAACCGCAGCGATCGTCCCCGGTTTTCCTTGGAGTTGTTGAACGCCCTCAAAATTGGATTGGTGTACAGTCTATTTGTGGAAGCATTAAAACTAGGGTCTTAGGTGGCGCTTTCTCTGGGCGACCCATCGCCTACCACCCCACCACCAGCAAGTATTGGGAAACTAGCTTCATGAGTGCACTCGAAGGTATCTTACAAGGGTTGGTACGTGCCCAATACCTCTCACCAGAGCTACAAGACGCTCTAGAGCGTTGGACGTTGGACCATCTCTATCAATCCCAGGTTTGGGGCATCGATCGCCACAATGTCCGCGAGGCCATCCAGCAGCGATCGCAGCAATTTCTTTCCCTACTACCCCTCAAAAATCGATTTCCCCTGCAGGGAGACC
Encoded proteins:
- a CDS encoding DUF565 domain-containing protein, producing the protein MQDTRLNGLIRLLVRQWLGWLRNPWRRISLAAIAVLFGFFLGTAVSTIAGQNSRQDIVVAAITLFFTETISRVVYTRNRSDRPRFSLELLNALKIGLVYSLFVEALKLGS